From the genome of Gracilibacillus salitolerans, one region includes:
- a CDS encoding aldo/keto reductase: MKYRRLGKTDLDVSVVGIGTWQFGGEWGKDFTQAEVDQILDQAKHEGINLIDTAECYGDHLSEQFIGDYLSRNNRDDWLVATKFGHHFHRNFERTRHWSADEVLKQLDDSLRSLKTEYIDVYQAHSCTDEEFNNDDLWTMLDKQKQAGKIRHLAISLAGNQDSYQTDKAKEVGAEAIQVVYNRLDRAPEEKIYPSAIKQDLGVLARVPLASGYLSGKYKPGSTFEENDVRSRHDRDNTDRLLRIVEEIARHEVPEEIDMASWALAWCLKHDAVTTVIPGCKNREQVISNARAADIDIVSENHPQAT, translated from the coding sequence ATGAAATATCGCAGACTCGGAAAAACAGATTTAGATGTTTCGGTTGTAGGGATAGGCACATGGCAATTCGGTGGTGAATGGGGAAAAGACTTTACTCAAGCAGAAGTCGATCAGATTCTCGATCAGGCAAAACATGAAGGAATCAACCTGATCGATACTGCTGAATGTTATGGTGATCATCTCTCTGAGCAATTTATCGGAGATTATTTAAGTAGGAATAATCGTGATGATTGGCTTGTAGCAACCAAATTCGGCCACCATTTCCATCGTAATTTTGAACGGACCCGTCATTGGTCCGCTGATGAAGTGTTAAAACAATTGGATGACTCCTTAAGATCATTAAAAACGGAGTACATTGATGTTTATCAGGCCCATTCCTGTACTGATGAAGAATTTAACAATGATGATTTATGGACTATGCTGGATAAACAGAAACAGGCCGGTAAGATCAGACACTTAGCGATTTCATTAGCAGGAAATCAGGATAGCTATCAAACTGACAAAGCTAAAGAGGTTGGGGCTGAAGCGATTCAAGTAGTATATAACCGTCTTGATCGTGCTCCAGAGGAAAAAATATATCCTTCTGCCATCAAGCAAGATCTCGGTGTTCTTGCTAGAGTTCCTTTAGCAAGTGGCTACTTAAGTGGTAAATATAAACCAGGCTCTACATTTGAGGAAAATGATGTACGCTCTAGACACGATCGTGATAATACAGACCGCTTATTAAGAATCGTTGAAGAAATTGCCCGCCATGAAGTACCTGAAGAGATAGATATGGCAAGTTGGGCACTTGCATGGTGCTTAAAGCATGATGCAGTGACTACGGTTATACCAGGCTGTAAAAACCGAGAACAAGTCATTTCAAATGCGAGAGCAGCTGATATAGATATTGTTTCCGAGAACCATCCACAGGCAACATGA
- a CDS encoding DoxX family protein encodes MFLELLRTNRYVAGFLAIIRIYLGYHWITSGWGKITGGFDASGYLQGAVAKAGGDHPAVQGWWAAFLENVAIPGANVFSFLVMWGEFLVGIALILGIFTNFAALMGIVMNFAFVFSGTVSSNPQMILLTAFLLAAGFNAGRFGLDRFVIPFIRRVIEKRRGQMKQVTAEIH; translated from the coding sequence ATGTTTTTAGAATTATTAAGGACTAATCGTTATGTCGCAGGTTTTCTAGCAATTATTCGAATTTATTTAGGGTACCATTGGATCACATCTGGTTGGGGTAAAATAACAGGAGGTTTTGATGCTTCTGGTTATCTACAAGGAGCAGTTGCTAAAGCGGGTGGTGACCATCCAGCGGTACAAGGTTGGTGGGCAGCATTTCTCGAAAATGTGGCAATACCGGGAGCAAATGTCTTTAGTTTTCTAGTAATGTGGGGAGAGTTCTTAGTAGGGATAGCACTTATTCTAGGAATCTTCACAAACTTTGCAGCATTGATGGGAATTGTAATGAACTTTGCTTTTGTATTCAGTGGAACAGTAAGCAGTAACCCGCAAATGATTTTATTAACAGCATTTTTGTTAGCAGCAGGTTTTAATGCAGGCAGATTTGGTTTAGATCGTTTTGTGATTCCGTTTATTCGTCGGGTGATAGAGAAAAGAAGAGGTCAAATGAAACAAGTGACAGCAGAAATACATTAA
- a CDS encoding DoxX family protein — protein sequence MFVYLLRNNKVVAGILAFIRVYLGYQWMTAGWGKITGGEFDAGGFLQGAVANASGENPTVQGWWAAFLEAVAIPGADVFTFLVMWGELLVGIALILGVFTNFAALMGIIMNFAFLFSGTISTNGQMILLTLFLLVAGYNAGRFGLDRYVIPFLKEKVTHKNEERFVKQAEAH from the coding sequence ATGTTTGTATACTTATTAAGAAATAATAAAGTAGTAGCAGGAATATTAGCTTTTATCAGAGTCTATTTAGGGTATCAATGGATGACAGCTGGTTGGGGTAAGATCACTGGTGGGGAATTTGATGCTGGTGGATTTTTACAAGGAGCTGTTGCAAATGCAAGTGGTGAGAATCCAACTGTTCAAGGCTGGTGGGCGGCATTTTTAGAAGCAGTTGCAATTCCTGGAGCCGATGTCTTTACATTCCTCGTAATGTGGGGAGAATTGCTAGTTGGTATCGCGCTTATCCTGGGTGTATTTACTAACTTTGCAGCATTAATGGGAATCATCATGAACTTCGCATTCTTATTCAGTGGAACAATCAGCACAAATGGTCAAATGATTTTACTCACATTATTCTTACTTGTAGCAGGTTATAACGCAGGCAGATTTGGATTAGACAGATATGTGATTCCATTCCTCAAAGAAAAAGTAACACACAAAAATGAAGAACGATTTGTAAAACAAGCAGAAGCACACTAA
- a CDS encoding GntR family transcriptional regulator yields MVPQSQRTRGSSRDYVYNTIKMQIMNGEIAPGTKLSEKEISDKLNVSRTPVREAFLQLNQEELLGVYPQIGTIVTKINLALVEEGKFVRENIEKAIVREAAETIEKEDLLQMESNLTLQEFSLEKGSYQRLFELDDEFHQLMYTGCGKHRTWNMVKRMNVQFDRLRLLRLSVNHDWKIIVAQHRKIFEAIADRDLETAEKAAMEHLQLVEIEKDELKEQNPEFFV; encoded by the coding sequence ATGGTCCCTCAAAGTCAAAGAACAAGAGGATCGTCACGAGATTATGTGTATAACACGATCAAAATGCAAATTATGAATGGGGAAATTGCCCCGGGAACAAAACTGTCTGAAAAGGAAATTTCAGATAAGCTAAATGTAAGCAGGACTCCAGTGAGAGAAGCTTTTCTACAATTAAATCAAGAAGAATTGCTAGGCGTTTATCCTCAAATTGGTACTATCGTGACCAAAATTAATTTAGCATTAGTTGAGGAAGGGAAATTTGTCAGAGAAAATATTGAAAAAGCAATTGTAAGAGAAGCAGCGGAAACAATCGAAAAAGAAGATTTACTTCAAATGGAATCCAACTTAACACTTCAAGAATTTTCATTAGAAAAAGGATCCTATCAACGCTTGTTTGAATTGGATGATGAATTTCATCAGTTAATGTATACAGGCTGTGGTAAACACAGAACGTGGAATATGGTAAAACGAATGAATGTTCAATTTGATCGTTTACGTCTACTACGTCTTTCTGTCAATCATGATTGGAAGATCATCGTTGCCCAGCATCGTAAGATTTTTGAAGCAATAGCTGACAGAGATCTTGAGACAGCCGAAAAAGCAGCAATGGAGCATTTACAGCTAGTTGAAATTGAAAAAGATGAACTCAAAGAACAAAACCCAGAATTTTTTGTATAA
- a CDS encoding alpha-glucuronidase family glycosyl hydrolase, giving the protein MNSKKYNMWLQYQPITDTKMIEQYQYFFTKIGVLSEGLQVQAALDELHAAVPQMLDAKFTVSNDALNSTIVIGNRNDLARFLDSEQQAKLADMNDEAFLIASNQEQLIIAGNSDVAVLYGVHHLLRLVQLNEDIAQLSVVEQPKNQFRMLNQWDNFDGSIERGYSGQSIFYQHNQFVEDKTRIKDYARFLSSVGINAISINNVNVWEEETYFITKKYLPEIQEIAGIFRVYGITLYLSINFGSPVTIGDLDTADPLDQSVQNWWKEKAKEIYDYIPDFGGFVVKADSENRPGPFTYERDHADGSNMLAKALEPFQGKVIWRCFVYNHLQDWRDRTTDRARAAYDHFKPLDGRFHENVILQVKNGPMDFQVREPASPLIGAMPNTNQMIEFQVAQEYTGQQIDLCYLIPQWKEILAFDTHIKGTGTTIEEIVAGNIHPYKYSGVAAVSNIGDDENWTGNTLAQANLYGYGRLIWNPSLLSEQIAEEWIKQTFGSKEEVLNTIEDMLLNAWGIYENYTAPLGVGWMVTPGVHYGPNIDGYEYSKWGTYHFADRDGIGVDRTKETGTGYTEQYQEPHRTIYNDLDQVPDELLLFFHHVPYKYTLKSGKTVIQHIYDAHFKGYEQVEGLIEQWENLRNYVDNERFANVQDRLERQLDNAKEWRDQINTYFYRKSGIGDQHGRTIY; this is encoded by the coding sequence ATGAACAGCAAAAAATATAATATGTGGCTGCAGTATCAACCGATAACAGACACTAAAATGATAGAGCAATATCAATATTTTTTTACCAAAATCGGTGTGTTAAGTGAAGGGCTACAAGTACAAGCTGCATTGGATGAATTACATGCAGCTGTACCACAAATGCTCGACGCTAAGTTTACTGTTTCGAACGATGCTCTTAACAGCACTATTGTAATCGGTAACAGAAATGACTTAGCACGATTTTTAGATAGCGAACAGCAAGCAAAATTAGCAGATATGAATGACGAAGCTTTTCTTATTGCGTCCAATCAAGAACAATTAATCATTGCAGGTAATTCTGATGTAGCAGTATTGTATGGTGTACACCATTTATTAAGATTGGTGCAGCTCAACGAAGATATTGCACAGTTAAGCGTAGTTGAGCAGCCAAAAAATCAATTTCGAATGTTGAATCAATGGGATAACTTCGATGGAAGTATTGAGAGAGGTTATTCAGGTCAATCGATTTTCTATCAACATAATCAATTTGTCGAGGATAAAACGAGAATCAAAGATTATGCGAGATTTTTGTCTTCTGTCGGTATCAATGCCATTTCGATCAACAATGTCAACGTATGGGAAGAAGAAACTTATTTTATTACGAAAAAGTATCTTCCTGAAATACAAGAGATAGCCGGTATTTTCCGTGTATATGGTATCACACTTTATTTGAGTATCAACTTTGGCAGTCCGGTGACGATTGGAGATCTAGATACAGCAGATCCACTTGATCAAAGCGTGCAAAATTGGTGGAAAGAAAAAGCAAAAGAAATCTATGATTATATTCCAGATTTTGGAGGATTTGTTGTTAAAGCAGATTCTGAGAATAGACCAGGTCCATTTACATATGAGCGTGATCATGCTGACGGTTCGAATATGTTAGCGAAAGCACTAGAACCATTTCAAGGTAAAGTGATCTGGCGCTGTTTCGTATATAACCATTTACAAGACTGGCGTGATCGTACAACAGATCGAGCAAGAGCGGCATATGATCACTTTAAACCACTGGATGGACGATTCCACGAAAATGTGATTTTACAAGTAAAAAACGGACCGATGGATTTCCAAGTACGAGAGCCTGCCTCACCATTAATTGGAGCCATGCCAAATACCAATCAAATGATTGAATTTCAAGTAGCACAAGAATATACCGGACAACAAATAGATTTATGTTATTTAATACCTCAGTGGAAGGAAATCCTTGCCTTTGATACACATATTAAGGGAACAGGAACGACCATCGAAGAAATTGTGGCCGGGAATATTCATCCCTATAAATACAGCGGAGTCGCAGCTGTTTCTAACATCGGTGATGACGAAAACTGGACAGGAAATACATTAGCACAAGCAAATCTATATGGATATGGCAGGTTGATTTGGAATCCGTCGTTATTATCAGAACAAATAGCAGAGGAATGGATTAAACAGACATTTGGTTCGAAAGAAGAAGTGCTAAACACAATAGAAGATATGCTATTAAACGCTTGGGGAATCTATGAAAATTATACAGCACCGCTTGGTGTAGGATGGATGGTTACCCCAGGAGTGCATTACGGACCTAATATTGACGGTTATGAGTATTCCAAATGGGGGACCTATCACTTTGCTGACCGAGATGGTATTGGCGTTGATCGTACAAAAGAGACAGGAACCGGTTATACCGAACAATACCAAGAACCACATCGAACAATTTATAACGATTTAGATCAAGTTCCAGATGAACTGCTTTTATTTTTTCATCATGTACCATACAAGTATACGTTGAAAAGTGGGAAGACGGTTATTCAACATATTTACGATGCTCATTTTAAGGGCTATGAACAGGTAGAAGGATTAATCGAGCAATGGGAGAATTTACGCAATTATGTTGATAATGAACGATTTGCGAATGTACAAGATCGTTTAGAACGACAACTGGATAATGCCAAAGAATGGCGTGATCAGATCAATACCTATTTTTACCGTAAGTCTGGTATTGGTGATCAACACGGACGAACCATCTACTAA